Below is a genomic region from Marinobacter salarius.
GGTCAGTCGTAACGGTGGAAGAAGTCGTTACAGGGCGAACGTGGCAGATCGGCGTGCCTGGATCCAATCAAAACGTCCGAAAAAATGCCTTCTCGCATTGAATGAGCCTCTCCGTGCAGCGGTTGCCGAAAAGCTGAGCCTTGACTGGTCTCCAGAGCAAGTAGCAGGCTGGTTAAAACGCCAGTTCCCGGACGACAAGTCGATGCATGTGTCCCATGAAACAATTTACCGAAGTCTCTTTATTCAAGCCCGAGGTGTTTTGAAGAAGGAACTTGTCAAACACCTCCGATCAAGACGCGGCATGCGTCGATCACGGCACAGAAGCTCTGAAGAGGCAGAATCCCGCACCAGCATCACAGATTTGGTTTCTATCCGTGCTCGGCCAAAAGAGGTTGAAGACAGGGCTGTTCCTGGCCATTGGGAGGGAGACCTGATATCCGGATCCAAGAACTCACATATTGCGACGCTTGTAGAGCGACAGTCTAGATTTACGATGCTCGTTCATGTCGGCGGCAAAGATACGGAAAGCGTTGTTTCGGCGCTTTGTCGGGAAGTAGGTCAGCTCCCCGAGGAGTTGAAGAGAACCCTGACCTGGGATCGAGGGGGTGAGCTGGGTAACCACAGGAAATTTACGCTTGCGACCGACATGCAGGTTTATTTCTGTGACCCGAAGAGCCCCTGGCAAAGAGGCAGCAACGAGAACACCAATCGGCTGTTGCGCCAGTACTTCCCGAAGAAGACTGATTTATCGGGCTATTCCCAGAAGCAGTTAAATGAATTCGCAAGGAAGCTGAATGAACGACCGAGGAAAACACTCGACTACCTGACACCTTCTGAAAAGCTGCAAAGCATATTTGCATTGACCGGTTGAACTCACCGTAGCCTTTTTTAAGATTTCCTTTTCTTCCTCCGACCGACGAAGGCGGCGCTTCAGTTCCTGAATCTCACGCTGCTCTGTGGTCAGGGCCTCGCCTCTGGGCGCTTTGCCAGCCCGTTCGGAACGAAGTTTACGGACCCAGTACTCCATGGTGGATTTACCGACACCCATGGCATCGCAGGCAGCTTTCACTGTGTATCCTTGGTCGACCACCAGTTGGGCTGCCTCCAAACGGAATTCCGGACTGAAGTTTCTAGTTTTCGCCATCGTCTTCACCTGATTCATTATGTGAGTGATCATACACTCAAAATCAGGTGGCCAAAGTCACTATGCCACTACAGAGTAGCTTCTTTAATGCCTACTTTTCACCCTGTGCATCAAGCGCGTCATGGGCTCTCTTTATAAGGTAGGCGCGGATCTGTTCAATATCGCTACCGCTCAATTGTGAACCGAAACCCGGCATGTAAGTGCCGTCACGTCCAT
It encodes:
- a CDS encoding IS30 family transposase, which encodes MPQQVSKTRGLTYQQKQELWARWKKGQSLSEIGRALGKHAGSITGMLAIHGGIAPLGRSRSARVLSSYEREEISRGISAGLTLTQIADSMGRSVSTISREVSRNGGRSRYRANVADRRAWIQSKRPKKCLLALNEPLRAAVAEKLSLDWSPEQVAGWLKRQFPDDKSMHVSHETIYRSLFIQARGVLKKELVKHLRSRRGMRRSRHRSSEEAESRTSITDLVSIRARPKEVEDRAVPGHWEGDLISGSKNSHIATLVERQSRFTMLVHVGGKDTESVVSALCREVGQLPEELKRTLTWDRGGELGNHRKFTLATDMQVYFCDPKSPWQRGSNENTNRLLRQYFPKKTDLSGYSQKQLNEFARKLNERPRKTLDYLTPSEKLQSIFALTG